In bacterium, the sequence CGGAAAGACGAAATTATATGCGGGAAAGCGATGAAATGATTTCAAAAAAAATAAAATCGGTTTTTGAAAACAAATTGACTCCGGTTTTATGCGTGGGCGAGACCATGGAACAAAGAGCGAAGGGGATGCGCAAAAATACAGTTCAAGAACAGCTTAATAAAGATTTAAGGGATATTAAAAATCTGAAAAATCATAATTTAATCATCGCTTACGAGCCGGTTTGGGCAATCGGCACCGGAAATTATTGCCAGCCGGAAGAAGCTCTGGAAATGATAAAATTCATAAAAGAAATTTTTAGCTTGAATTCGGGCCAGCCATCCTGCGAAGAAAATATAAAAGTTTTATACGGCGGTTCGGTGGATTCAAAGAATATCGCTAACTATCTGAAATATCCGGAAATTGACGGCGCTTTAGTCGGCGGCGCGAGCATCAAAATAAACGAATTTAAGAAAATCATTAATGAAGTATCTAAGGCAGTTAAAACTGAGCCAGCTCAAAAATAAAACCTGTCTTTTGCGGGTGGATTTGAATATTGAGTCGCCGGGAAAAGATGCTTTTCGTTTACAGGCGATTTTGCCGACTATAAAATTTTTGATTAAAAACGGAGCAAAAGTGGTGATTTTAAGCCATCGGGGAAGGCCAAAAATAAATCTCAAATCTTCTCCCTGCGGGAGATCTCGCGAAGCGAGACAAATCTCAAGTCTCAAAAATTTTTCCCTTAAGCCGTTTGCGGGAATTCTTTCTCAATTGCTTGGAAAACCGGTTCGTTTTATAGATTTTAGAAATGAATTTAGGGCATCCAAAATCCATAAAATCATCACTATCACGCGTGATAGTATTTTTCTTTTGGAAAATTTGAGATTTTTGCCCGAAGAAGAAAAAAATGACAGTCGCTTTGCTAAATTCTTAGCTTCTTTAGGGGATATTTATATTAACGACGCTTTTGCCGTCAGCCACAGAGAGAACGCCTCAGTGGAAGCCATCACTAAATTTTTGCCAAGTTATGCCGGTTTTCTTTTGGAAAAAGAAATTGAGAATCTTGACGCGGTAATAAAAAAATCCAAAAAGCCGTTAGTGGTAATTCTTGGCGGAGCCAAGGTCTCGGACAAAATCGGTTTAATAAATAATTTTCTAAAAAGTGCCGATTATTTCTTGATCGGTGGAGCGATGGCCAATACTTTTTTCGCGCTTCAGGGTTTGCCTGTGGGCGATTCATTTTACGAAAAAACGCGAATAGATGAAAAAATAACACGGGAAATAACGCGAAAAATTATTTTACCGATAGACACTGTTCTTTATAAAAGAAAAATTTTGGATATCGGCCCGGAGACGGCAAAAAAATATAACGAAATCATCCAAAAAGCCGAAACCATTATCTGGAACGGCCCGATGGGAATGTTTGAGGATAAAAAATTCGCCAAAGGAACGGAAGTGATAGCGGCCGCGGTTTTCAAAAATAAAAAAGCCAAAATCGTTATCGGCGGCGGAGAGACAATCGCTTCACTCAAACTTACAACTAAAAACAGAAATCTCTTTTTATCAACCGGCGGCGGAGCGATGTTGGAATATTTAGCCGGGGAAAAATTACCGGGAATAGAAGCTTTAAAAAACAATTAATGATTGACCTGAATAAAAAAAATATCCCAAAAGCGATCAAACGTTTGAAATTGGCCAAAAAAAGAAATGAAAAAATCGCCCTCTGGGGCGATTATGATGCCGATGGAATTTCCGGCACTTTGATTATCTATGAAGCGCTGAAAGATTTGGGCTTTGAAAATTTTTTGCTTTCACTTTCCGGCCGAAAAGGAATTTATAATCGGGGCAAAGAAGAAATAGAAAGATTCGCCAAAGAGGGGGTATCACTCATTATTTCCGTTGATTTCGGCATTTCAGCTATTGAAGAAATAAAATTTGCCCGCGAAAAAGGAATTGATTTTATCGTGCTTGATCATCACACTCCGCTCAAGGTTTTGCCTAATGGCATTATTATTAATTACTCCAACGGCCGCAGGGCGGCGGCGGGAGTTGTTTTGGAATTTGTTAAAAATTTATATCGGCAAGAAAAAAGACCAAAGAAAGAAATTGAGAAATTTTTTGATTTGGTCGCTGTTGCCACGGTCGCCGATAAAATTATTTTAACCGCCGCCAATAAGAAAATAATTTCTCAAGGCATTGAAAGGATAAATAAGGGCTATCGGCCGGCCCTTTTTGCTTTGGCTAAAAAAATCAGGATAAAAAAATTAACCCCTGACAATTTTGAGCGCTTGATTGTCCGGATTAATTTTCCCAAAGGAATCAATGAAGAAAATAATTTTTTTAGATTGATGAGCAGTAAGGACGAAAAAGAGATTAAAAATTTGGTTAACGAGATAGAAATTGACTATCAAAAAGCTCAAAAAATCATCGGAAAAATTTTAAAAGAAAATTTTGCCGAGTCAACCGCTGATAAAATTCCGGTAAAAGTGTTTTTTGCCGAAAATAAATTCAATTGGCCTCAGCCTGGGATTAACGGTTTGGTCGCTGATGAAGTTTCCCAAAAATTCAAGCTTCCGGTTTTTGTTTTTAATCATTCAGGCGATAAAATAAAAGCTTCGGGTCGGGCTCCTAAAGGTTTGAACTTAGTGAAAGCGCTGAGGACTTGTTCAGCCGATTTATTTTGTAATTTTGGCGGCCATCCCCGGGCCGCCGGCTTTAAAGCCCCGGTGGAAAATCTGGAAAAAATAAAAGAATGCCTGGAAAATTATTATAAATCCGGGAAACATAAATAATTTTTTATGAAAAATAAAAAATATTTTGCTTATTGTGTTCCTTCGACAGCCGTAAACGGTATCGCCGATAATTGGGAAGATTGCAGGGGTAAAGTGTCCGGAAAACCTAATGCCCGATATAAGGGTTTTGAAACTAAAAAAGAAGCCGAGGAATGGCTGATGGCCGGGGCTGATTATTCTTTTAAGGGCGGTCTTGAACCGGGAATTTATTTTGACGCGGGAACCGGAAGAGGAAAAGGCGTTGAAGCAAGTGTCACAGACGAAAAAGGCCAGAATCTTTTAGCAGAAATTTTACCTAAAAAAAATCTTAATAAATTCGGGAAATATGTTATTGCCGGCGGCGCGACCAATAACTACGGAGAGCTTTTGGCTCTTAATCTGGCTTTCAAGATAGCAACTAAGAGGAAAATTAAAAAGATTTTCGGCGACAGCCGACTCGTGATAAATTTTTGGTCAAAAGGTTTTATAAAAAAAGAAAATGTTTCAAAAAAAACGTTTGACCTCACTGATGAAGTTTTCGCTTTACGGCAAAAATTTGAAAAAGGCGGCGGGAAAATCAGGCATATATCCGGAGATAAAAATCCGGCGGACCTGGGTTTTCATAAATAAAAAAATATTCCGCGCCGAATGGCGCGGGGATATTTTGTTGGCAAGCTATAAGCCGGATTCTGTATTTGGTGATAATTTATCTGGGCTTTCAATTACTTGAAAGCTCTAGCAGCACCCTCCGACTTTCGTCAGAGTACGACTTTGCACCCGATAAGGATTTAGCCGTTTCACTCTTCGACTTCATTCAGAGCAAGCCCTGAACTATTTCGAAGATTAACCCCGAAGGGTCTTCTGGTCCTTTCGAACCAGAACGTCACTGCTCGCACCTCTAAGCTTGCGCTCGGCGGCCGTTAGCCGCTATCTTCTACTAGGTGTCCGGACTTTCCTCTATCGCCACTGCTCCGCAGTGGCACGCTGATTTATGCCGATTTAAGCTGATTTATGCGGATACTTTTTTATCAGCATTTATCAGCGGCTCCGACGATAGTCGGAGTATCAGCATTAATCCGCATGTCATTGCGAAGCAATGACGACAGCTATCACCTGGCTTACCAGCAGTTTCAGAATACAAAATTTACCGTAGTTGTCAATAAAATGATTTTGAGAATTGAGATAGGTTATAATTATAGTTTGGGAAATGATAAACAATAAAGAAATCATCCAGGTCAAAAATCTTGTCAGGAATTTTGGAAAAATAAAAGCCGTTGACGGAATTTCTTTCTCAGTGAAGGAAGGGGAGTTTTTTGGGTTTCTCGGCCCTAATGGAGCCGGCAAGACAACCACGATGAGAATTATCTGCACTTTATTGGCGCCGACTTCCGGTCAGGTAAAAATCAACGGCTATGATGTGGTTAAAAATCCGGATGGCGTAAGGCGTTCCATTGGAATGGTTTTCCAGGAAGAAAGTTTGGATGAAAAATTGACGGCTTGGGAAAATTTAAAATTTCACGCTATTTTATATGATATTCCTTCCAGCCAGCAATCTTCCCGAATAATTGAGGTTTTGGAAATGGCTGGATTAGTCGGCCGTAAAGACGATTTGGTAAACACTTTTTCCGGGGGAATGAAAAGGCGGTTGGAAATCGCCCGTGGACTGCTTCATCGGCCGCGAGTTTTATTTTTGGACGAGCCAACTATGGGTTTGGATCCCCAGACCCGCCGGCATATCTGGGATTATATTCAGGATTTAAGAATCAAGGAATCTATCACCGTTTTTCTGACGACTCATTACATGGACGAAGCGGAGTTAGTTGATCGGGTGGGAATAATTGATAACGGCAAAATCATCGCTTTGGACACAGTCGCTAATCTTAAAAAACAGGTTGGCGGCGTTTCAAACCATTTAACCTTAGATGATGTTTTTTTGGCTTTAACCGGTTGGCAGATTCGCGAAGAAGCCGCCAGCGACAAGGACAGAATGGGCCGGGAAAACCGCCAGCGGAAAAGCTTAAATAATAACCATAAAAATTAATCTTTATGAACCTTCCCTATATTTTTAAATCTATCTATGTTCTTTGGTATAGGGAGCTTTTACATTATTGGCGGGACCCGGTGAGAGTAGTGGCTTCAATTATGATGCCTGTTGGTTTTTTAATTTTTGGCAGCGGACTTTCTTCAATCGTCGGCAAATTCGCCAGTGAAGTCGTAGGGCCGCAGGCTAATCTGATTCAATTTCTTTTTCCGGGGGTTTTAGGGCTTTCGATTTTCTTTGTGGCTATTTTTTCCGGGGCGTCGGTTATTTGGGACAGGGAATTCGGATTTCTTAAAGAAATCCTGGTGGCGCCTATCAGCCGAGCAGTGGTGGCCTTGGGTCGGATTGCCGGCGGTGCCACCATAGCGATGATTCAGAGTTCAATTCTTTTAGCCATCGCACCATTTATCGGCCTGCATCTTTCTTTCCTTATTTTTATAAAACTTTGGTTTTTGATGCTTCTGATTTCTTTGGCCCTGACCGCCTTCGGAGTACTCATCGGCAGTTTAGTGCGCACCACGGAAGCCCACCAGATGATAAGCTATTCTTTGATTGCGCCGATGGCTCTTTTAAGCGGCGCTTATTTCCCCCTGAAAAATCTGCCTTTTTGGATGGATTTTCTAGTTCGCTTCAATCCTTTCACTTACGCCGTTGACGCCTTGCGGCAGACGATTTTGAATTTTTCCCAGATTACGGTGGGAGTAAATATTTTCGGCAAACCCATAATTTTTTTGGGAATTTTCGGCGACGTCCTTATCGTTTTTGTTTTCGGGATAATAATGACTGAATTGGCCATCTGGGCTTTTTCCCGGCTGGATTAAATTTTCCTGCAAGTTTTAGAAAAAAATAAAAAGGGCCGATTTTTTAAATCGGCCCTTAATTTTTATTTTGACATTCTGGAGGTCTGAAATTTTTCCAGTTTTTTCAGAAATGCCTGGTGTTCGTAGCGCTTAAGCCATTGCTTGATCAAAAGATGTCCTCCATAACGAAAAATATCGTTGCGCCAACCGCGATACCAGCGCTGCCAGCCCCTTATTAAATAATCAAAAGGGAAAGCCAGCGTTTTTAAAGGAATTCTCACAAAACTTAGCGGGTTATAATGCCACCCCATAAGTTTTAAAGGCAACTCCTGGAGCTCCTTTAAAGTCATATTGTTCGGTTGATAACAAGCATAGCTTCCGTCATATTTGCCCCAAGGGACAACGTCTAACGGGAAAAGCCGTCCTTCCTGTTCCAATCTGATTCGTAAATCCGTTCCTACGAGCGGAACCGGGCGTAGAATTTGAACAGTATCCAGCCGGCATCGGCGAATAAATTTTTTAAACTGCCGGAATCGTTCTCGGGCGCTGATAGTGACGGCAATTCCTTTCAACGGATAACCGAAGATGAACATCCCATGGACGAAAAATCCGTAGCTGTGGAAAATTTTTGTCCATTTGACCATATCCGAAGACAAATATCCTTTTCTCATGGCTATTAATTCTTCGTTGATAGGGGATTCGTATCCGATGCAGACCGTCCTGACACCGGCTTTTTTCATAGCCGTCAGCAGGATACTGTCTGTGGCCGCCTCCAATCTTATCTGGACCGTGAAGTCAAGCCCGAAGCCGTATTTTTGAGATATCTTTTCAAAAAATTCCAAAGCTCCGGCGCGGTCTTCTTCCATTCGGTCGTCCACGATAAAAAATGTTCCCGCTCGTCTGGTTTCCGCCAGCCATTTCACTTCTTCAAAAAGATACTGACTGGTGGCCCAATGAGGCTTTCCGCGAACCGAGCAAAATTCACAGTGTTTGCCGCAACCCCGGATTCGGCCTATCGGATAAATTTTCACTTTGGCGAATCTTAACAGACCAAAATTCGGAAAAGGCAAATCATTCAAATCAGAAACTTCCATTTTTTCCGGAAGATTGGTTTTGATTTGCGCGTCCTGCCAATATGATATTCCCGGAATTTCAGAAAGAGGTAATTTTTGCCAAAGGGCTTGAAGGAGCCGTTGAATTATTTCTTCGCCGTCGCCATGGACTACAACATCAATTCCTTTTCTAAGAGATTCTTCCGGGGAATAATGCGCGTGCCACCCGCCGGCAATCACGGCTACTCCTTCGTTGCGGTAGAAATCGGCTATTTGCCAGGCCCGTTCCATTGTGCTGGAGAGGCCGCAGAACAGGCCAATAACCGCGGCGGGATTTTCTCCCTGGAGAGTTTTGTGGTCAGGCAGGCCCTCATTGTCTCGCGGTCCCTTGTGATAATTATTTTCATCAATGACTTCCGCGCGCCAGCCCCACAATTTATCAGCGACGGTGGCTATTATAATCGGCCCTAAGGCGGTGATTCTTTCGGCGATAGGGGTGAAAATATTTATTTCTCTGAAAGCCGGGATAATCATCCGGAACAGCGGCCATTCCCCATTTCTTTTTATTTCTTTCATTACTGCCTCCTTTTTTATTTTTTAAGGTTCTTTCAATTTATTTCCTAAATAGAGTATAATACGATTTTTTTGAAAATTAAAACCCCAAACTTCAAAATCCCTAGGAATGGGGATTTTGAAGTTTTACGGATAAAAACAGAAAATAATTTTTTATGTTATCATATATTTTCAATTTGGTATAAAATAAAAAGTATTATGGATAAAAATCTAAAAATTTTGCTGATTATCATGGCCATCGTTATTGTGGCAACGGGGATTCTTGCTTTTTCAAAAAGCGCGAGTCAAAATAAAGAAGCAAATATTAATACTATTATTAATAATCAAAATCAAATGAAAAACGAAACTTTGGCAGATGGTTTGCAAATTATTGACGAGGTTGCCGGCACCGGCGCGGAGGCGGCAGCCGGAAATATCGTCAGCGTCAATTATGTCGGCACCTTAACCAACGGCAAAAAATTTGACAGTTCTTATGACAGGAATCAGCCGTTTTCATTCGTTTTGGGAGCAGGGCAGGTGATTAAGGGTTGGGATGAAGGAGTGGCGGGAATGCGCGTTGGCGGCAAAAGAAAACTGGTTATTCCGCCGGATTTGGCTTATGGCGCTCAAAGTATTGGCAATGGCTTGATTCCCGCGAATTCAACTTTGATTTTTGAAGTGGAGCTTTTGGGGATTCAGGCGCAATAATTTTTTTTAATTGTTATATTTAATTTTTAGAAAAAGTTGAGCGATGCCGATGGCAAGCCCAATTCCGTTGGCGAGAATTATTGGCAACGCGGAAAGAAGAAGTCCGTATATCAGCCAAAGACAGCAGTTAATAATATAAATAACAACCATTCCTATTGAGAGGTCGGCGGTTTTTTTGCTTTTATAGGATTTGATTATTTGCGGCAACATCAGAAACGTTCCGACAACCGCCGCGATATAACCGATTAAGTTGGTGAAAATGTGAGGCATAAATATTTTTTTAAATAATATTATTGATTTTCTAAGTGCTGGGAGACAGGGATTCGGACCCCGATACTGGGCTTCAAAGGCCCATGTCCTACCATTAGACGATCTCCCAATATATACAAACACTAACTAAAATACTTAAAAACTTAAAGCATGGTGTCTTCCGGTTTTTAGTGTTTTAGTCCTTCAGTTTTTAAATTCTCTACTATCGCCACTTCTAACGGAATAATCGGAAACTGGCTGTAGCGCATCTGGCCGTAGGCCTTGATTAAAGATTTTAAAAGTTCCAAATGTTTTTCTTTTATTAATTCCGTGTGGCTTTTGAGTTTTTCCAGGGCTTCGGGAGCTAATTCTTCTTGAAAGGCCTTTTCCAAGGTTGGTTCAAATTTTAAAACCAGCGCCTTTCTTAGATATTGAATTAAATCTTTATTAAACTGAACCAAATTATAGCCGTCATCCTCAATCTCCGCCAGTTCCTTGAGAGATTTATCAAGCTGCCCCTTCAGAAGCGTTTCGGCAAAAGCCGCTATTTTGGAGAAAGTGACTTTGCCAACCATTTTTTCCACTTCATCCACGCTTATTTTCTGATAACCGAAAGACAATAACTGGTCCAGGAGTGATTCCGCGTCCCGGAAACTGCCTTCAGCTGAAGCCGCGATTAATTCTAAAGCGCCGGTGGAAATTTCCAGTTTTTCGCTTTCGGCGATTTTTTTCAGTTTTTCCCGGATTACCATCAGGGGGATTTTTTTGAAATGGAATTGCTGGGTTCGGGAAACAATGGTGGCGGGAATTTTTTCAAACTCGGTGGTGGCTAAAATTAGAATCACGTGTTCGGGCGGTTCTTCCAAAGTTTTCAAAAGAGCGTTAAAGGCCTCTTTGGTTAACATATGCGCCTCGTCAATAATAAAAATCTTTTTTTTGAAAGAAGTAGGGGAGAGGCGGACGCTTTCTTTTAGATTTCGGATTTCATCAATGCCGCGGTTGGAGGCGGCGTCAATTTCAATAACATCCATAGCCGAGCCTTGGTCAATTTCCACGCAGGCTGCGCAGGAATTACAGGGTTCGCCTTTTTTGGCGAATTCTTCGTCTTTTTGCCGGGTCAGGCAGTTGGCGACTTTAGTGATTAAACGGGCGGCCGTGGTTTTCCCCGAACCTCGAGGGCCGGAGAAAAGATAGGCGTGGGAAAATTTATTCTGACTGGCGGAGTTTTTCAAAATCCGGCTGATTATTTCCTGGCCGAGTAAATCCTCAAAAGTCCGCGGCCGATATTTGCGATAAATAGCAAGAGCCATAAGGTGATTATACAATAAAATTTATAGAAAACTAATAAAAAACCAGTTGTTTGGGACAACTGGCAAACCCTAAGATTCGATCCGAGAATTACGCTGAATTTTCAGAGGTGGCCTTGAAGGCAAGATGGCCGATTATACTGGCGATTGCTAAAACCACTGACGGCCATAAAATTATTTGAGCCCAGAAAGGTCTTTGTAAAAGCAGGAGTGAAATTCCGATAGTTTGAAGAAAGAATTTCCATTTTCCCCAAAGGTTGGCTCCCAATTTTCTTTTAAATCCTTTTTGCTCTAGCATTGCTTTGCCGATCAAAGTTAAAACAATCAGGGTGAACTCAAATGCAATGATTAGCCAAAAAAGCAGAGGTGAAAGGAAAGAGGGGCCTTGGCTTAGAAATATTCCAAAAAGGGCAACTCCAGCCAATACCTTATCAGCGAATGGATCAAGGATTTTCCCGGCATCAGTTTCTTTTTTTCTTACTCTGGCAATCGGGCCGTCAATTAAATCCAAGAAAGCCCCAAAAATAAAAAACCAAAAAGCAATATCAGGTCTTTTATTCCAGAGAAAAAAAATGATCGGA encodes:
- the dnaX gene encoding DNA polymerase III subunit gamma/tau, whose product is MALAIYRKYRPRTFEDLLGQEIISRILKNSASQNKFSHAYLFSGPRGSGKTTAARLITKVANCLTRQKDEEFAKKGEPCNSCAACVEIDQGSAMDVIEIDAASNRGIDEIRNLKESVRLSPTSFKKKIFIIDEAHMLTKEAFNALLKTLEEPPEHVILILATTEFEKIPATIVSRTQQFHFKKIPLMVIREKLKKIAESEKLEISTGALELIAASAEGSFRDAESLLDQLLSFGYQKISVDEVEKMVGKVTFSKIAAFAETLLKGQLDKSLKELAEIEDDGYNLVQFNKDLIQYLRKALVLKFEPTLEKAFQEELAPEALEKLKSHTELIKEKHLELLKSLIKAYGQMRYSQFPIIPLEVAIVENLKTEGLKH
- a CDS encoding ABC transporter permease, with the protein product MNLPYIFKSIYVLWYRELLHYWRDPVRVVASIMMPVGFLIFGSGLSSIVGKFASEVVGPQANLIQFLFPGVLGLSIFFVAIFSGASVIWDREFGFLKEILVAPISRAVVALGRIAGGATIAMIQSSILLAIAPFIGLHLSFLIFIKLWFLMLLISLALTAFGVLIGSLVRTTEAHQMISYSLIAPMALLSGAYFPLKNLPFWMDFLVRFNPFTYAVDALRQTILNFSQITVGVNIFGKPIIFLGIFGDVLIVFVFGIIMTELAIWAFSRLD
- a CDS encoding ribonuclease H family protein, whose product is MKNKKYFAYCVPSTAVNGIADNWEDCRGKVSGKPNARYKGFETKKEAEEWLMAGADYSFKGGLEPGIYFDAGTGRGKGVEASVTDEKGQNLLAEILPKKNLNKFGKYVIAGGATNNYGELLALNLAFKIATKRKIKKIFGDSRLVINFWSKGFIKKENVSKKTFDLTDEVFALRQKFEKGGGKIRHISGDKNPADLGFHK
- a CDS encoding cobalamin-dependent protein (Presence of a B(12) (cobalamin)-binding domain implies dependence on cobalamin itself, in one of its several forms, or in some unusual lineages, dependence on a cobalamin-like analog.), with the translated sequence MKEIKRNGEWPLFRMIIPAFREINIFTPIAERITALGPIIIATVADKLWGWRAEVIDENNYHKGPRDNEGLPDHKTLQGENPAAVIGLFCGLSSTMERAWQIADFYRNEGVAVIAGGWHAHYSPEESLRKGIDVVVHGDGEEIIQRLLQALWQKLPLSEIPGISYWQDAQIKTNLPEKMEVSDLNDLPFPNFGLLRFAKVKIYPIGRIRGCGKHCEFCSVRGKPHWATSQYLFEEVKWLAETRRAGTFFIVDDRMEEDRAGALEFFEKISQKYGFGLDFTVQIRLEAATDSILLTAMKKAGVRTVCIGYESPINEELIAMRKGYLSSDMVKWTKIFHSYGFFVHGMFIFGYPLKGIAVTISARERFRQFKKFIRRCRLDTVQILRPVPLVGTDLRIRLEQEGRLFPLDVVPWGKYDGSYACYQPNNMTLKELQELPLKLMGWHYNPLSFVRIPLKTLAFPFDYLIRGWQRWYRGWRNDIFRYGGHLLIKQWLKRYEHQAFLKKLEKFQTSRMSK
- a CDS encoding phosphoglycerate kinase, which gives rise to MKYLRQLKLSQLKNKTCLLRVDLNIESPGKDAFRLQAILPTIKFLIKNGAKVVILSHRGRPKINLKSSPCGRSREARQISSLKNFSLKPFAGILSQLLGKPVRFIDFRNEFRASKIHKIITITRDSIFLLENLRFLPEEEKNDSRFAKFLASLGDIYINDAFAVSHRENASVEAITKFLPSYAGFLLEKEIENLDAVIKKSKKPLVVILGGAKVSDKIGLINNFLKSADYFLIGGAMANTFFALQGLPVGDSFYEKTRIDEKITREITRKIILPIDTVLYKRKILDIGPETAKKYNEIIQKAETIIWNGPMGMFEDKKFAKGTEVIAAAVFKNKKAKIVIGGGETIASLKLTTKNRNLFLSTGGGAMLEYLAGEKLPGIEALKNN
- the tpiA gene encoding triose-phosphate isomerase, translated to LLKRIWLGQDKKLGNLDLIITPPFIYLEPLLLKAKSLRLKVKFGAQNCFWENQGAYTGEISPLMLKNLGAEYAIIGHSERRNYMRESDEMISKKIKSVFENKLTPVLCVGETMEQRAKGMRKNTVQEQLNKDLRDIKNLKNHNLIIAYEPVWAIGTGNYCQPEEALEMIKFIKEIFSLNSGQPSCEENIKVLYGGSVDSKNIANYLKYPEIDGALVGGASIKINEFKKIINEVSKAVKTEPAQK
- a CDS encoding SemiSWEET family transporter; protein product: MPHIFTNLIGYIAAVVGTFLMLPQIIKSYKSKKTADLSIGMVVIYIINCCLWLIYGLLLSALPIILANGIGLAIGIAQLFLKIKYNN
- a CDS encoding CDP-alcohol phosphatidyltransferase family protein → MNIIAATETSLKRITDAKENFLQNILKPLPLWLNADQLTLIRILCIFPIIFFLWNKRPDIAFWFFIFGAFLDLIDGPIARVRKKETDAGKILDPFADKVLAGVALFGIFLSQGPSFLSPLLFWLIIAFEFTLIVLTLIGKAMLEQKGFKRKLGANLWGKWKFFLQTIGISLLLLQRPFWAQIILWPSVVLAIASIIGHLAFKATSENSA
- a CDS encoding FKBP-type peptidyl-prolyl cis-trans isomerase, whose amino-acid sequence is MDKNLKILLIIMAIVIVATGILAFSKSASQNKEANINTIINNQNQMKNETLADGLQIIDEVAGTGAEAAAGNIVSVNYVGTLTNGKKFDSSYDRNQPFSFVLGAGQVIKGWDEGVAGMRVGGKRKLVIPPDLAYGAQSIGNGLIPANSTLIFEVELLGIQAQ
- a CDS encoding ATP-binding cassette domain-containing protein; its protein translation is MINNKEIIQVKNLVRNFGKIKAVDGISFSVKEGEFFGFLGPNGAGKTTTMRIICTLLAPTSGQVKINGYDVVKNPDGVRRSIGMVFQEESLDEKLTAWENLKFHAILYDIPSSQQSSRIIEVLEMAGLVGRKDDLVNTFSGGMKRRLEIARGLLHRPRVLFLDEPTMGLDPQTRRHIWDYIQDLRIKESITVFLTTHYMDEAELVDRVGIIDNGKIIALDTVANLKKQVGGVSNHLTLDDVFLALTGWQIREEAASDKDRMGRENRQRKSLNNNHKN
- a CDS encoding DHHA1 domain-containing protein, with translation MIDLNKKNIPKAIKRLKLAKKRNEKIALWGDYDADGISGTLIIYEALKDLGFENFLLSLSGRKGIYNRGKEEIERFAKEGVSLIISVDFGISAIEEIKFAREKGIDFIVLDHHTPLKVLPNGIIINYSNGRRAAAGVVLEFVKNLYRQEKRPKKEIEKFFDLVAVATVADKIILTAANKKIISQGIERINKGYRPALFALAKKIRIKKLTPDNFERLIVRINFPKGINEENNFFRLMSSKDEKEIKNLVNEIEIDYQKAQKIIGKILKENFAESTADKIPVKVFFAENKFNWPQPGINGLVADEVSQKFKLPVFVFNHSGDKIKASGRAPKGLNLVKALRTCSADLFCNFGGHPRAAGFKAPVENLEKIKECLENYYKSGKHK